A genomic segment from uncultured Erythrobacter sp. encodes:
- a CDS encoding Glu/Leu/Phe/Val dehydrogenase dimerization domain-containing protein codes for MTAFWAEPDFDAHELVQLVHDRVSGLTAIIAVHSTHLGPSAGGTRFWHYNDPAGAMRDALRLSRGMSYKNAMAGLPMGGGKAVILADEQRIKTPEMLAAFGDAVEGLGGRYVTAEDVGISEADMVAVSQRTAHVSGLPVAGEGSAGGDPGPFTAYGIYLGIKAAVRHKLGKESLAGVHVAVQGTGSVGGGVARLLARDGAKLTLADINADRAAALAAQLGGVATSSDAIMATPCDVFSPNALGAILDDAGIAALDCPIVAGGANNQLARPEHGGLLAARGILYAPDYVINAGGIISVATEYLARRDSRTGDVAEVNALVEQIPGRLETIWQESESTGVSADVVADRMAQKLIGRG; via the coding sequence ATGACCGCATTCTGGGCCGAGCCCGATTTCGACGCGCATGAGCTTGTGCAGCTGGTCCACGACCGGGTGAGCGGACTTACGGCGATCATTGCGGTCCATTCGACCCACCTCGGCCCGTCTGCGGGGGGCACCCGTTTCTGGCATTACAACGATCCCGCAGGCGCAATGCGCGATGCGCTGCGCCTGTCGCGCGGGATGAGCTACAAGAACGCGATGGCCGGTCTGCCGATGGGCGGCGGCAAGGCGGTGATCCTCGCGGACGAGCAGCGGATCAAGACCCCCGAGATGCTTGCCGCGTTCGGTGATGCGGTCGAAGGTCTCGGCGGGCGCTACGTCACGGCCGAGGATGTCGGCATCTCTGAGGCGGACATGGTTGCCGTCTCGCAGCGCACCGCGCACGTATCGGGCCTGCCGGTGGCGGGCGAGGGCAGCGCGGGCGGCGATCCCGGCCCGTTCACGGCCTATGGCATCTATCTCGGTATCAAGGCGGCGGTGCGGCACAAGCTCGGCAAGGAGAGCCTCGCGGGCGTCCATGTCGCTGTGCAAGGCACCGGTTCGGTCGGCGGCGGGGTTGCCCGGTTGTTGGCGCGTGACGGCGCGAAGCTGACGCTGGCCGATATCAACGCGGACCGCGCAGCGGCATTGGCAGCGCAGTTGGGCGGCGTGGCGACGTCCTCGGATGCGATCATGGCGACGCCATGCGACGTGTTCAGCCCCAATGCATTGGGCGCGATCCTCGATGATGCGGGAATTGCCGCGCTTGACTGTCCGATTGTGGCGGGCGGGGCTAACAACCAGCTCGCCCGTCCCGAGCACGGCGGACTGCTGGCGGCGCGCGGCATTCTCTACGCGCCTGACTATGTCATCAACGCTGGCGGGATTATCTCGGTCGCGACCGAATACCTCGCCCGCCGCGACAGTCGCACCGGCGATGTTGCCGAGGTCAATGCGTTGGTCGAGCAGATCCCCGGGCGACTCGAAACAATCTGGCAGGAAAGCGAAAGCACCGGCGTTTCGGCCGATGTGGTGGCCGACAGGATGGCGCAAAAGCTCATCGGCCGCGGCTGA